ttattgacATATTACTCGAGACTAACTTATATTACAAGAAAAGATAATTCAACTTTATTTGAAGTAtcacttgtgcacaatgcacatttctcaaTATTAAGCCTAAAAGGTGTTTTAACTCCACTATTGATGAGGATTTTTTGATCGCTGAATAATATCGgcctttaaatgcaagatatttaaagtatcCTTGCAATATTTCCTCCTCAGCTTAATCAGACTTCAGTATATATTCAGCACTACTTCCACACAATTTCTGCAATGTACATTGAGCACAAAATTACTTGTTCCAGTTTAGCAGACTTAAAGTAGACCAGATAAGTATACCTAATATGTACATAAATATGTGAATGTGCTTGTAGTATACTCATTTTATCAAAATGCAACACTGGTGTACTTCTGACCTGCTCTTTCTTTGTTGCTGACATCTCCAGACTTATCCCACTTAAATCCATTGTTCCATTCCAGATGTTTTTTCTTGTTGGATACTCCATTTATGCCAGCGGAAATGATGTGCAATCACTCAGTTAGACAGTCGTATTGTTCTAAGAACTCATTGTCCACATTCAGATGCTGATACCGGCCTGCGTGTTTCTGGGGATGGGGAAGTGTGTGGATTCCTGCGGAACAGACAGCTGTGCGGTGAGTGTTGGGAAGGAAGACATGTTGTACAGATCAGCCAGATTCATCAGTtgcacgttgtgtgtgtgtgtgtgtgtagatgtgtggtTCGGTGTTCGCGGCTCTGCTGGGATTAGCCGGTTCAACATACTGCTTCCTGATCTCCACCATGGCGCTCTTGAAGGGGCCGTTTTGCTTCTCTCAGAACGATTGGATCTATCCTTTTGAGCATGATGGCGGAAAGTatgagctctttttttttttttttcgaaaatgCTTTGATGGTGACTTCATAAGAAACAAGTCTTGAACTCCTTTCCTCCATTTGTTCAGGTATCTGTTTGCTCGAGAGAGGTGGTCCGAATGCCTCCAGCCGGCACACATAGTGGAGTGGAATGTGACGCTGCTGTCCATCCTGTTGGGTCTCAGCGCCCTGGAGTTCCTCCTCTGTTTCCTGCAGCTCGTCGGCGGACTGGTCAACGCAGTGTGCC
This DNA window, taken from Carassius auratus strain Wakin chromosome 22, ASM336829v1, whole genome shotgun sequence, encodes the following:
- the tm4sf18 gene encoding transmembrane 4 L6 family member 1; translated protein: MFSLAFARSLGFALIPLATCCIVANILLFFPDGKISYVKNNHVTTYVWYFMGIGGGGLVMLIPACVFLGMGKCVDSCGTDSCAMCGSVFAALLGLAGSTYCFLISTMALLKGPFCFSQNDWIYPFEHDGGKYLFARERWSECLQPAHIVEWNVTLLSILLGLSALEFLLCFLQLVGGLVNAVCRPCCYKQEYSLNT